The nucleotide window TGTACCCAGGTGTCAATAGGCTTCTTTTGGTGTAGTCAGGTGTACGCTGAGGCCGTCAGGTAACGAGGGGGAACGGGTGACCGAAGCGCCTGCACACCGCATCCGGCCGGCGGGAGATCCGCTCCGCCGGGCGCTCGAGCTGGTCGGCGACCAGTGGACGCTGCTCATCCTGCAGAGCCTGTTCCTGCGCTTCCGGCGCTACGAAGAGCTGCGCCTGCGGCTGGGGATTTCGCCGACGGCGTTGTCGGGACGGCTGCGGGACATGGTGGACGCGGGCATGCTCACCCGCGTGCCGTACCGGGACGCGCGCCGCACGCGGCACGAGTACCGGCTGACCGAGCGCGGCCTCGAGCTGTGGCCGCTGCTGATCTCGATCTGGGCGTGGGAGCGCGAGTGGGTCGAGGGCCGTCGCGCGGTGCTCCCGACGCTGATCCACCTCGACTGCGAGCTGGCTACATCAGCGCCGCTCGGGTGCGCCGCCTGCGGCCGCCGGGTCGACGCGCGCGACGTCCGCGCGGAACGGCTGGACAGCACCGGCGTCGCGGCGGCGACGGCGTCCAAGCGCTTCCGCCGCAAGGACGCCGACTCGCTGGCCGGCGACCCGCTGATGTTCTTCCCGGACACGATGGAGCTGCTCGGCGACCGGTGGTCGACCGGCCTGCTCGTCTCGGCGCTGCTCGGCTGCCGCCACTTCTCGGAGTTCGAGCGCGAGCTGGGGATCGGCCCGAGCGTGCTGTCGGCGCGGCTGAGCAAGCTGGTCGAGGTCGGCGTCCTGCGCACCGGCACGGCGAAGACCCGCACGGACGCCCGCGACTACCGCATGACGGCGAAGGGCCTGGCGTTCTTCCCGGCGCTGGCGTTCATCGCGGAGTGGTCGCGCGGCTTCGAGGTGGCCGGCCAGGAGCCGGACATCACGCTGCACCACGTCGAGTGCGGGCAGCGCCTGCGCCCGATGCTGCTGTGCGACCACTGCGGCCGGCCGTTGACCCGGACGTCGGTGCAGTTCGGCGGCGTGCCGTCCCCCCAACGCTGAAATCGACTCGCCAAGCGGCTGCGCGACTGCCAGGCTGGAGCGGTCACACGTCGTCGTTTTCGGAGGTAGGCATGAGTGAACCGAACCCGTCGCCCAGCGGCGAGGAGGACGACGTCAAGCGCAAGTTCCGCGAAGCACTCGAGCGCAAGCAGGCGCACGCGCGCTCGGGCGCGTCGCACGAGAACGGCGGCGGAAAGAACCAGCACGCCCACGGCCCGGCGGCGAACAAGCGGACCTTCCGCCGCAAGAGCGGCTGAGCACGAGGGCCCCCACCGCGCGCGGTGGGGGCCCTCGCCGGTTCAGGGCGTGAACTCGCCGAGGTGGTCGAGCACCACGAACTCGCTGCCCGGGCTCGCCGCCGCCACCGCCTTCCGCAGGGTTTCCAGGCCTCCGGCGTCCTTCACCTGGCCCAACGGCAGGTCGAAGTCGTCCCAGTGCGTCGCCGCCACGTAGCGCGGGTTGCCCACCGTGCGCAGCAGCCGGGGGACGTACTCGCGGACCTTCGCCCCGCCCGGCGGCAGCAGCACCACGTCCGGGCGCAGCCCCGCCAGCTCGGACTCGACGTAGTTCGAGCCCCCGAAGTCCAGCACGCTCGCCCCGCCACCGGACACCGCGTAGGCCAGCGTGCCGCCCTCCAGCAGGTCCGCGATCACCCGCGGCCGGTCGCGGCGGGACAGCGGCCTCGTTCCCGGGTAGGCCACCTGGGCCCGGTCGCCGGTCGCCGAATGCAGCGAGCGCAGCACGCGGATCGCGTAGCCGTCGAACGCCAGGTCCTCGCCGCCGGTGGCGATCGCCAGCTGGTCCTCCGGGGCACCCAGTGCCGCCATGAGACTCAAATGCGTCTCGGTCCCGAGCACCGTGGCTCCGGTGCGCCGGGCCAGGTACGGGACGTCGGTCAGGTGGTCGTAGTGGCCGTGGGTCACCAGGATGTGGTCCGCGCGGAGGAACCCGCGGTCGAGGTAGCCGTCGATCAGCGCGCGGTTCACCGAGAGCGGCGTGCGCGGGTCGGCGCCCTCCGGGGTGTAGGTCCCCGTCTTGAACCGGGTCAGCCACGGGTCGATGAGAACCGTCTTCGCCCCGATGCGGATTTCCCAGCTGTTGTTGCCCCACCAGCGGAGTGTCATGCCCGAAGTCCTCGGCGCGGCCTGTGCCGTGGCCGGCACGCCCGCCAGGATCGCCGCGGCCGCCGCGCCCGCGCCGAACAGCCCGCGCCTGCTGAATCCGTTGTCCATAACGGACACCCGACCACGACTCGCCCGCCGTTGTCCAAGATCGTCACGACGGCGTTTTGATAGCCGAACGGCTATCGTCGCTGCGTGGACCACCTTCGTTCGCTGCGGTACTTCCTCGTCGTCGCTGACGAACTGCAC belongs to Amycolatopsis tolypomycina and includes:
- a CDS encoding MBL fold metallo-hydrolase; this translates as MDNGFSRRGLFGAGAAAAAILAGVPATAQAAPRTSGMTLRWWGNNSWEIRIGAKTVLIDPWLTRFKTGTYTPEGADPRTPLSVNRALIDGYLDRGFLRADHILVTHGHYDHLTDVPYLARRTGATVLGTETHLSLMAALGAPEDQLAIATGGEDLAFDGYAIRVLRSLHSATGDRAQVAYPGTRPLSRRDRPRVIADLLEGGTLAYAVSGGGASVLDFGGSNYVESELAGLRPDVVLLPPGGAKVREYVPRLLRTVGNPRYVAATHWDDFDLPLGQVKDAGGLETLRKAVAAASPGSEFVVLDHLGEFTP
- a CDS encoding winged helix-turn-helix transcriptional regulator — translated: MTEAPAHRIRPAGDPLRRALELVGDQWTLLILQSLFLRFRRYEELRLRLGISPTALSGRLRDMVDAGMLTRVPYRDARRTRHEYRLTERGLELWPLLISIWAWEREWVEGRRAVLPTLIHLDCELATSAPLGCAACGRRVDARDVRAERLDSTGVAAATASKRFRRKDADSLAGDPLMFFPDTMELLGDRWSTGLLVSALLGCRHFSEFERELGIGPSVLSARLSKLVEVGVLRTGTAKTRTDARDYRMTAKGLAFFPALAFIAEWSRGFEVAGQEPDITLHHVECGQRLRPMLLCDHCGRPLTRTSVQFGGVPSPQR
- a CDS encoding DUF5302 domain-containing protein, which codes for MSEPNPSPSGEEDDVKRKFREALERKQAHARSGASHENGGGKNQHAHGPAANKRTFRRKSG